A single region of the Gorilla gorilla gorilla isolate KB3781 chromosome 1, NHGRI_mGorGor1-v2.1_pri, whole genome shotgun sequence genome encodes:
- the EPHX1 gene encoding epoxide hydrolase 1, with protein MWLEILLTSVLGFAIYWFISRDKEETLPLEDGWWGPGTRSAAREDDSIRPFKVETSDEEIHDLHQRIDKFRFTPPLEDSCFHYGFNSNYLKKVISYWRNEFDWKKQVEILNRYPHFKTKIEGLDIHFIHVKPPQLPAGRTPKPLLMVHGWPGSFYEFYKIIPLLTDPKNHGLSDEHVFEVICPSIPGYGFSEASSKKGFNSVATARIFYKLMLRLGFQEFYIQGGDWGSLICTNMAQLVPSHVKGLHLNMALVLSNFSTLTLLLGQRFGRFLGLTERDVELLYPVKEKVFYSLMRESGYMHIQCTKPDTVGSALNDSPVGLAAYILEKFSTWTNTEFRYLEDGGLERKFSLDDLLTNVMLYWTTGTIISSQRFYKENLGQGWMTQKHERMKVYVPTGFSAFPYELLHTPEKWVRFKYPKLISYSYMVRGGHFAAFEEPELLAQDIRKFLSVLERQ; from the exons ATGTGGCTAGAAATCCTCCTCACTTCAGTGCTGGGCTTTGCCATCTACTGGTTCATCTCCCGGGACAAAGAGGAAACTTTGCCACTTGAAGATGGGTGGTGGGGGCCAGGCACGAGGTCCGCAGCCAGGGAGGACGACAGCATCCGCCCTTTCAAGGTGGAAACGTCAGATGAGGAGATCCAC GACTTACACCAGAGGATCGATAAGTTCCGTTTCACCCCACCTTTGGAGGACAGCTGCTTCCACTATGGCTTCAACTCCAACTACCTGAAGAAAGTCATCTCCTACTGGCGGAATGAATTTGACTGGAAGAAGCAGGTGGAGATTCTCAACAGATACCCTCACTTCAAGACTAAGATTGAAG GGCTGGACATCCACTTCATCCACGTGAAGCCCCCCCAGCTGCCTGCAGGCCGTACCCCGAAGCCCTTGCTGATGGTGCACGGCTGGCCCGGCTCTTTCTACGAGTTTTATAAGATCATCCCACTCCTGACTGACCCCAAGAACCATGGCCTGAGCGATGAGCACGTTTTTGAAGTCATCTGCCCTTCCATCCCTGGCTATGGCTTCTCAGAGGCATCCTCCAAGAAGG GGTTCAACTCGGTGGCCACCGCCAGGATATTTTACAAGCTGATGCTGCGGCTGGGCTTCCAGGAATTCTACATTCAAGGAGGGGACTGGGGGTCCCTGATCTGCACTAATATGGCCCAGCTGGTGCCCAG CCACGTGAAAGGCCTGCACTTGAACATGGCTTTGGTTTTAAGCAACTTCTCTACCCTGACCCTCCTCCTGGGACAGCGTTTCGGGAGGTTTCTTGGCCTCACTGAGAGGGATGTGGAGCTGCTGTACCCCGTCAAGGAGAAGGTATTCTACAGCCTGATGAGGGAGAGCGGCTACATGCACATCCAGTGCACCAAGCCTGACACCGTAG GCTCTGCTCTGAATGACTCTCCTGTGGGTCTGGCTGCCTATATTCTAGAGAAGTTTTCCACCTGGACCAATACGGAATTCCGATACCTGGAGGATGGAGGCCTGGAAAG GAAGTTCTCCCTGGACGACCTGCTGACCAACGTCATGCTCTACTGGACAACAGGCACCATCATCTCCTCCCAGCGCTTCTACAAGGAGAACCTGGGACAGGGCTGGATGACCCAGAAGCATGAGCG GATGAAGGTCTATGTGCCCACTGGCTTCTCTGCCTTCCCTTATGAGCTATTGCACACGCCTGAAAAGTGGGTGAGGTTCAAGTACCCAAAGCTCATCTCCTATTCCTACATGGTTCGTGGGGGCCACTTTGCGGCCTTTGAGGAGCCGGAGCTGCTCGCCCAGGACATCCGCAAGTTCCTGTCGGTGCTGGAGCGGCAATGA